A section of the Anabaena cylindrica PCC 7122 genome encodes:
- a CDS encoding DMT family transporter produces the protein MQLQLRESKSLVASLLLIAPFFLWGTAMVAMKGVIPHTTPLFMAGLRLLPAGVLILIAAAFMGRPQPKGWLAWLWIAIFALVDGTLFQGFLAEGLVRTSAGLGSVMIDSQPLAVALLSLWLFKEHIGVWGCLGLGLGVAGISLIGLPEEWIFQILDSGVKITTDNWQQLFASGEWLMLLAALSMAVGTVLIRYVCKYADPITATGWHMILAGLPLWGLSATVEVEQWQNLVPSDWLALSYATIFGSAIAYGLFFYFAQSGNLTSLSSLTFLTPVFALIFGHIFLSEVLTTIQWLGVFITLISIYLINQRETLAGQNNKVTISEKAIPQQQLVLEASTTKRLTTLTSSVRESEPEASP, from the coding sequence ATGCAACTGCAACTTAGAGAATCTAAATCTCTCGTAGCTTCCTTACTGTTAATTGCTCCTTTTTTCCTCTGGGGTACGGCAATGGTAGCCATGAAAGGGGTGATACCTCATACAACACCTCTGTTTATGGCAGGACTACGGTTATTACCTGCGGGGGTGTTAATTCTCATCGCTGCGGCATTTATGGGTAGACCCCAACCCAAAGGATGGTTAGCATGGCTGTGGATTGCTATATTTGCCCTTGTTGATGGTACGTTATTTCAAGGCTTTTTGGCAGAGGGGTTAGTCAGAACCAGTGCGGGGTTAGGTTCTGTAATGATTGATTCTCAACCTTTAGCAGTGGCTTTGCTGTCTCTGTGGCTATTTAAAGAACATATTGGCGTTTGGGGATGCTTAGGGTTAGGATTGGGAGTTGCTGGTATTAGTTTAATTGGCTTGCCAGAAGAGTGGATTTTTCAGATTTTGGACTCAGGGGTAAAAATTACAACTGACAACTGGCAACAATTGTTTGCTAGTGGTGAGTGGTTGATGTTATTGGCAGCTTTGTCAATGGCTGTGGGAACCGTGTTGATTAGGTATGTGTGTAAGTATGCTGACCCGATCACGGCTACAGGATGGCATATGATTTTAGCAGGGTTGCCGTTGTGGGGACTTTCTGCAACCGTAGAAGTTGAACAGTGGCAAAATCTTGTACCATCTGATTGGTTAGCTTTAAGTTATGCAACTATATTTGGGAGTGCGATCGCTTATGGTTTATTTTTCTACTTTGCTCAAAGTGGTAATCTGACTAGTTTAAGTTCTCTCACTTTTCTCACACCTGTTTTTGCGTTGATATTTGGTCATATTTTCCTCTCGGAAGTTCTCACTACCATTCAATGGTTAGGAGTCTTCATAACTTTAATCAGTATTTATTTAATTAACCAACGGGAAACCCTAGCAGGTCAAAATAACAAAGTTACTATCAGTGAAAAAGCCATACCACAGCAGCAACTAGTTTTAGAAGCATCCACTACTAAGAGGTTGACCACTCTCACCTCATCTGTAAGAGAATCTGAACCAGAAGCTTCACCCTAA
- a CDS encoding beta strand repeat-containing protein: MNPLLSSTLTLTHNQLSAFSSLDSFWQVFDTAFGTQYNRRIAEILRLQWQAGDFSQIPQIEILDSSILGNANGAYASSTNKIYLSDTFVATATPAAISALLLEEIGHFVDSQINLTDSAGDEGAIFAELVQGYSLDDATLQALQAEDDSATITVNGQTIQVEQQNFTGTSGSDNITGTSDDDVIQGLGGNDTLSGQGGNDQLFGGTGSDTLTGGTGQDQFVFEYFNGSSIAQDLDVVTDFVQGEDKIDLRNVGIADYQTLSYLISDDSLSNAVIAARYNNSSSSIYGYRLRINGFSSSQLAATDFIFSTSVVNDTITGTNNSDDLFGGLGNDILQGSGGNDRLFGEQGDDRFLGGTGSDNFYGGTGLDTFVFEYFNGSSIAQDLDIVSDFVQGQDKIDLRTVGIADYQTLLTLISDDSLGNAVIAARYNNSSNPIYGYKLKINGFSNSQLAATDFIFSTLVVNDNFTGTNNSDDLFGGLGNDTLQGSGGDDRLFGEQGDDRFLGGTGSDTLTGGTGLDQFIFEYFNGSTLSQDLDVVTDFVQGEDKIDLRTVGIADYQTLLTLISDDSLGNAVIAARYNNSSNPIYGYKLKINGFSSSQLAATDFIFSTLVVNDTITGTNNSDDLFGGLGNDNLQGSGGDDRLFGEQGDDRFLGGTGSDTFYGGTGQDQFVFEYFTGFTNSQDLDVVTDFVKGQDKIDLRNIGIADYQTLLTLISDDVLGNALITTRKNNSTGDYRMQIDGFSSSQLAATDYILSTSVVNDTITGTNNRDDLFGGLGNDTLQGQNGNDRLFGEQGDDRLFGGIGNDSLYGGEGSDTAVYSGTRSQYQITSNAGVFTITDSVANRDGIDTLYGVEKVQFSDQIITIGDVALPSITLAVSPASVTEDGAANLVYTFTRTGSTTNALTVNYSIGGTAANTDYTGATRGTGKTITFAAGSSTATLIIDPTADTTVEANETVALTLATGTGYTIGTTAAVTGTITNDDVALPSITLAVSPASVTEDGTANLIYTFTRSGGTTNALVVNYSIGGTASSNDYTGATPGTGKTITFAAGSSTTTLIIDPTADTTVEANETVALTLATGTGYTIGTTAAVSGTITNDDETSFITVNLSADQTIVEGQTNPQNVTYTVTLSDTSTQTITVNYATANGTAIAGSDYTSTTGTLTFNPGVTTQSIIIPIVNDAINEPNETFTVTLSSPTNASLGTKASAITTITDTLNASTTTTLAAGIENLTLIGTTAINGKGNVNDNVLRGNSANNILTGLNGNDTYAFVANSALGTDRVVETATGGIDTLDFTDTTAAVKVNLGTTTTQTVNSNLKLVLSVNNVIENTTGGNGNDRLTGNSLNNLLVGGDGNDQLQGLAGNDTLSGGHGDDVLTGGVGADEYRFQGNGVFNTNLGVDLITDFAVGQDKIALSKATFTAITNAVGQALTDFAVVANDGLVDPSTARIVYSQETGSIFYNQNGNVLNATAVFEFAYLSNPDITLSSSDFILIA; encoded by the coding sequence ATGAATCCTTTACTAAGCTCCACTCTGACGCTAACACACAATCAACTGAGCGCATTTTCTAGTTTAGACAGCTTTTGGCAGGTTTTTGATACCGCTTTTGGTACGCAATACAACCGTAGAATAGCGGAAATTCTTCGTTTACAGTGGCAAGCTGGTGATTTTAGTCAAATTCCGCAAATTGAGATTCTTGATAGCAGCATTCTTGGCAATGCTAATGGGGCTTATGCCAGTAGCACCAATAAGATTTATCTATCAGATACCTTTGTTGCAACAGCCACACCAGCAGCTATTAGTGCGCTTTTATTAGAAGAAATTGGACATTTTGTAGATAGTCAAATTAATCTGACGGATAGTGCCGGAGACGAAGGCGCAATTTTTGCTGAGTTAGTACAGGGTTATAGTCTAGATGATGCCACCTTACAAGCTTTACAAGCCGAAGATGATTCAGCAACCATTACTGTAAATGGGCAAACTATTCAGGTAGAACAGCAGAATTTCACCGGAACATCAGGTAGTGACAATATTACAGGAACCTCTGATGATGATGTCATTCAAGGCTTAGGTGGTAATGATACACTTTCTGGACAAGGTGGAAATGATCAATTATTTGGGGGAACAGGTTCTGATACCCTCACAGGTGGAACAGGACAAGATCAATTTGTCTTTGAATATTTCAATGGTTCTAGTATTGCCCAAGACTTAGATGTAGTCACTGATTTTGTGCAGGGAGAAGACAAAATTGACCTCAGAAATGTTGGTATTGCTGACTATCAGACACTCTCATATCTCATCAGTGATGATTCTCTAAGTAATGCCGTCATTGCTGCCCGCTATAACAACTCTTCTAGTTCCATTTATGGTTATAGATTGAGAATCAATGGTTTTAGTAGCAGTCAACTAGCAGCTACAGATTTTATTTTCAGCACATCTGTGGTTAATGATACCATCACAGGAACCAACAACAGTGATGATTTGTTTGGTGGTTTGGGTAACGATATTCTACAAGGTAGTGGAGGAAATGACCGTTTATTTGGTGAACAGGGAGATGATAGGTTTCTGGGAGGAACAGGTTCGGATAACTTCTATGGTGGCACAGGACTAGATACATTTGTCTTTGAATATTTCAATGGTTCTAGTATTGCCCAAGACCTAGATATAGTCAGTGATTTTGTCCAAGGACAAGACAAAATTGACCTCAGAACTGTTGGTATTGCTGACTATCAGACACTCTTAACTCTCATCAGTGATGATTCCCTAGGTAATGCCGTAATTGCTGCCCGCTACAACAACTCTTCTAATCCCATTTATGGCTATAAACTGAAAATCAATGGTTTTAGTAACAGTCAACTAGCAGCCACAGATTTTATTTTCAGCACATTAGTTGTTAATGACAATTTCACAGGAACTAATAACAGTGATGATTTGTTTGGTGGTCTGGGTAACGATACTCTACAAGGTAGTGGAGGTGATGATCGTTTATTTGGTGAACAGGGAGATGATAGATTCCTGGGAGGAACAGGTTCTGATACCCTCACAGGTGGAACAGGACTAGATCAATTTATCTTTGAATATTTCAATGGTTCTACTCTTTCCCAAGACTTAGATGTAGTCACTGATTTTGTCCAAGGAGAAGACAAAATTGACCTCAGAACTGTTGGTATTGCTGACTATCAGACACTCTTAACTCTCATCAGTGATGATTCCCTAGGTAATGCCGTAATTGCTGCCCGCTACAACAACTCTTCTAATCCCATTTATGGCTATAAACTGAAAATCAATGGTTTTAGTAGCAGTCAACTAGCAGCCACAGATTTTATTTTCAGCACATTAGTTGTTAATGACACCATCACAGGAACTAATAACAGTGATGATTTGTTTGGTGGTCTGGGTAACGATAATCTACAAGGTAGTGGAGGTGATGATCGTTTATTTGGTGAACAGGGAGATGATAGATTCCTGGGAGGAACAGGTTCTGATACCTTCTATGGTGGAACAGGACAAGATCAATTTGTCTTTGAATATTTCACTGGTTTTACTAATAGTCAAGATTTAGATGTAGTCACTGATTTTGTTAAAGGACAAGACAAAATTGATTTGAGAAATATTGGTATTGCTGACTATCAGACACTCTTAACTCTCATCAGTGATGATGTTCTAGGTAATGCTCTCATTACCACCCGTAAAAACAACTCTACTGGCGATTATAGAATGCAAATCGATGGTTTTAGTAGCAGTCAACTAGCAGCCACAGATTATATTCTCAGCACATCAGTTGTTAATGACACCATCACAGGAACTAATAACCGTGATGATTTGTTTGGTGGTTTGGGTAATGATACTCTGCAAGGTCAAAATGGCAATGACCGTTTATTCGGTGAACAGGGCGATGATAGGTTATTTGGGGGAATAGGTAATGACAGCCTTTATGGGGGTGAAGGAAGTGATACAGCAGTTTATTCAGGTACTCGTTCCCAATATCAAATTACCAGTAATGCAGGAGTATTCACAATTACCGATTCAGTAGCTAATCGTGATGGCATAGATACATTATATGGTGTCGAAAAAGTACAATTTTCTGATCAAATCATCACTATTGGTGATGTAGCATTACCAAGCATTACCCTAGCGGTATCTCCTGCCAGTGTTACCGAAGATGGAGCAGCCAATCTGGTTTACACCTTCACCCGCACAGGTAGCACCACAAACGCCTTAACTGTTAACTATAGCATTGGCGGCACAGCGGCTAATACCGACTACACGGGTGCAACACGTGGAACAGGAAAAACCATCACCTTTGCAGCTGGTTCCAGTACCGCAACTCTAATAATAGACCCCACCGCAGATACAACTGTTGAAGCTAATGAAACCGTGGCTTTAACTCTAGCTACAGGTACAGGTTACACCATTGGTACAACCGCTGCGGTAACGGGAACTATTACTAACGATGATGTAGCATTACCCAGCATTACCCTAGCTGTATCTCCTGCCAGCGTCACGGAAGATGGAACAGCAAACCTAATTTACACCTTCACTCGCAGCGGAGGTACTACCAATGCTTTAGTCGTCAACTATAGCATCGGTGGAACAGCAAGCAGCAACGACTACACAGGTGCAACACCAGGAACAGGTAAAACCATCACCTTTGCAGCTGGTTCCAGTACCACAACTCTAATAATAGACCCCACCGCAGATACAACTGTTGAAGCTAATGAAACCGTGGCTTTAACTCTAGCTACAGGTACAGGTTACACTATTGGTACAACTGCTGCGGTAAGCGGAACCATTACTAATGATGATGAAACATCATTTATAACTGTTAACCTCAGTGCTGACCAGACTATAGTCGAAGGTCAAACCAACCCCCAAAATGTCACTTATACCGTTACTCTTTCCGACACCAGCACCCAAACTATTACGGTGAACTATGCAACTGCTAACGGTACAGCTATAGCAGGTTCAGACTATACCAGCACAACAGGAACTTTAACCTTTAACCCAGGGGTAACAACTCAATCCATTATTATTCCCATTGTCAATGATGCCATTAATGAACCGAATGAAACCTTTACTGTGACGCTGAGTTCTCCCACTAATGCCAGTTTGGGGACTAAAGCCAGCGCCATTACAACCATTACTGATACTCTGAATGCCTCCACTACCACTACTTTAGCCGCAGGTATAGAAAACCTGACTTTAATAGGAACAACGGCTATTAATGGTAAAGGTAACGTCAACGATAACGTCCTCAGAGGTAATAGTGCTAATAACATTCTGACAGGTTTAAATGGTAACGATACTTATGCTTTTGTTGCCAATTCCGCTTTAGGGACAGATAGGGTTGTAGAAACAGCAACAGGTGGTATTGATACTCTTGACTTTACTGATACTACTGCTGCTGTCAAAGTAAATCTTGGTACAACTACTACACAGACTGTCAATAGTAATCTTAAACTCGTTCTTTCCGTGAATAATGTCATCGAAAACACCACAGGTGGTAACGGTAATGATCGTCTAACAGGTAATTCATTAAATAACCTGCTTGTTGGTGGTGATGGAAATGACCAACTGCAAGGTTTAGCAGGAAACGATACCCTATCGGGAGGTCATGGTGATGATGTTCTCACAGGAGGAGTTGGTGCTGATGAATATCGTTTCCAAGGAAATGGAGTTTTTAACACTAATTTAGGCGTTGATTTGATTACTGATTTTGCTGTTGGACAAGATAAAATTGCTTTGAGTAAAGCTACATTCACGGCCATTACTAATGCGGTCGGACAAGCATTAACCGATTTTGCAGTAGTTGCAAATGATGGGTTGGTAGATCCTAGTACTGCCCGCATTGTTTATAGTCAAGAAACTGGCAGTATTTTCTATAATCAAAATGGTAATGTTTTGAATGCAACAGCAGTGTTTGAGTTTGCTTATTTAAGTAATCCTGATATCACTCTCAGTAGCAGTGATTTTATTTTGATTGCTTAG
- a CDS encoding tocopherol cyclase family protein, which translates to MLSIPKNFLNSTQTPHSGYHWDGTNRRFFEGWYYRVTLPEIRQTFAFMYSIEDPVGGKPYSGGAAQILGINDEYLFRTFPDVNKFWASRDVLALGHWGKTNVQVSPLYLLPTEFEHHVQEGYQATATLNQGIITDPATGNYCRWQYEIKPVYAWGNQNSIQQSTAGWLSFSQIFEPGWQILMAHGLATGSIDWNGKIYEFTNAPAYSEKNWGGAFPQKWFWLNCNYFDNEPDLALTAGGGKRGVLWWMESVAMIGIHYQGKFYEFVPWNSQVNWEIQPWGKWQMQAKNSKYEVELTGITDLPGTPLRAPTTDGLTFCCRDTMQGKLDLELREITGGKSKIILKAQSHLCGLEIGGDGWENIWQSL; encoded by the coding sequence ATGCTGAGTATTCCCAAAAACTTCCTCAACTCAACTCAAACACCCCACAGCGGCTACCATTGGGACGGTACAAACCGCCGCTTCTTTGAAGGCTGGTATTATCGCGTCACATTGCCCGAAATTCGGCAAACATTCGCCTTCATGTACTCCATCGAAGATCCCGTAGGTGGTAAGCCTTACAGTGGCGGTGCAGCCCAAATCCTGGGTATAAATGATGAATACCTCTTTCGTACCTTTCCTGATGTCAACAAATTTTGGGCGAGTCGGGATGTCTTAGCTTTAGGACATTGGGGAAAAACAAATGTCCAGGTTTCTCCCTTATATCTCCTTCCCACAGAATTTGAGCATCATGTTCAAGAAGGCTATCAAGCCACTGCTACCTTAAACCAAGGCATAATTACTGATCCTGCCACGGGTAATTATTGCCGATGGCAATATGAAATTAAGCCCGTATATGCTTGGGGTAATCAAAATAGCATTCAGCAATCAACCGCCGGTTGGCTATCATTTTCGCAGATATTTGAACCGGGATGGCAAATTTTAATGGCTCATGGTTTAGCCACGGGTTCGATAGACTGGAATGGCAAAATATACGAATTTACCAACGCACCAGCTTACAGTGAGAAAAATTGGGGTGGTGCTTTTCCACAAAAATGGTTTTGGCTCAATTGTAATTATTTTGACAACGAGCCTGATTTAGCACTAACTGCTGGTGGTGGAAAACGTGGTGTCTTGTGGTGGATGGAATCCGTCGCCATGATTGGTATACACTACCAAGGCAAGTTTTATGAATTCGTTCCTTGGAACTCACAAGTAAACTGGGAAATTCAGCCTTGGGGAAAATGGCAAATGCAAGCCAAAAACTCTAAATATGAGGTTGAACTGACAGGAATTACTGATTTACCAGGTACACCCTTACGCGCACCCACAACAGATGGTTTAACATTTTGTTGTCGAGACACCATGCAAGGAAAATTAGATTTAGAATTGCGTGAAATTACTGGAGGCAAATCTAAAATTATTCTCAAGGCACAAAGTCATCTTTGTGGTTTAGAAATAGGTGGAGACGGTTGGGAGAATATTTGGCAATCTTTGTAA
- a CDS encoding YdcF family protein, giving the protein MNKPLFTGQSLRLISFILPILVWWGYKEVQNRIVHPQAMLVLGGSTRRLEREKFTADFAKDHPDIPIWITGGSPPRYTRQVFTKAGVDPRRLHLDYEAVDTVTNFTTLVDELQARGIKSVYLITSDFHMRRACVIGEIVLGSRGIEFKSISVPSETSPEPIEKSIRDGVRAILWVATGYTGAEQGKK; this is encoded by the coding sequence TTGAATAAGCCACTATTTACGGGTCAATCTTTACGGCTTATATCTTTTATCTTACCAATTTTGGTGTGGTGGGGATACAAGGAAGTACAAAACCGGATTGTACATCCACAAGCCATGTTAGTGTTGGGCGGTTCTACTAGACGTTTAGAAAGGGAGAAATTCACAGCGGATTTTGCAAAAGATCACCCAGATATACCAATATGGATTACTGGAGGTAGTCCACCTAGATATACAAGACAAGTATTTACTAAAGCAGGAGTTGATCCCCGGCGTTTACACTTGGACTATGAAGCTGTAGATACGGTTACTAATTTTACTACGTTGGTAGATGAATTGCAAGCTCGTGGCATTAAAAGCGTTTATTTAATTACTTCCGATTTTCATATGCGTCGTGCTTGTGTCATCGGTGAGATTGTTTTGGGGAGTCGGGGTATTGAGTTTAAATCTATATCAGTCCCCTCGGAAACATCGCCGGAACCTATTGAAAAATCTATTCGTGATGGAGTTAGAGCCATCTTGTGGGTAGCAACTGGTTACACAGGTGCTGAACAAGGTAAAAAATAG
- a CDS encoding DNA-methyltransferase, with protein MKLNCKPYYTTKLGAAYLGNSLELMVNIPDESIDLICTSPPFALVRKKEYGNVDADKYIEWFQDFAAHFHRILKPTGSLIIDIGGSWIKGMPVRSLYHFELVISLCKSKQKGGLGFYLAQELYWYNPAKLPTPAEWVTIRRERVKDAVNTVWWLSKEPHPKANNRRVLKPYSKSMKNLLKNGYQPKIRPSGHDISNKFGNDRGGAIPPNIIDGRGNTDQEEIGQPTLSQEIFSEDLIHSVNVISASNTASNDYYQRRCKETNIKPHPARFPHALPEFVINLCTEPGDVVLDPFAGSNMTGRIAETLQRSWLAFEIDEDYIKSSKLRFEENDFFGY; from the coding sequence ATGAAACTGAACTGTAAACCTTACTATACAACAAAATTGGGTGCTGCTTACTTGGGAAATAGCCTGGAATTAATGGTAAACATTCCTGATGAAAGCATTGATTTAATTTGCACATCTCCACCTTTTGCGTTGGTGAGAAAAAAAGAATATGGTAATGTTGATGCAGACAAATATATTGAATGGTTTCAAGATTTTGCAGCACACTTTCACCGGATTTTGAAACCGACGGGTTCATTAATTATTGATATTGGTGGTAGTTGGATTAAGGGAATGCCAGTTCGCTCTCTTTATCATTTTGAACTGGTTATTTCCCTATGTAAATCAAAACAAAAAGGTGGATTGGGATTTTATTTAGCGCAGGAATTATATTGGTATAATCCAGCCAAACTCCCCACACCAGCGGAGTGGGTAACAATTCGCAGAGAACGAGTTAAAGATGCAGTAAATACCGTATGGTGGTTGTCAAAAGAACCCCATCCTAAAGCTAATAACAGAAGGGTTTTAAAACCCTATAGCAAGTCGATGAAAAACCTGCTCAAAAATGGTTATCAACCAAAAATTAGACCATCAGGGCATGATATCTCTAATAAGTTTGGCAATGATAGAGGAGGTGCTATTCCTCCCAATATTATTGATGGCAGAGGAAATACAGATCAAGAAGAAATAGGACAACCAACACTTTCACAAGAAATATTTTCAGAAGATTTAATACATTCAGTAAATGTTATTTCTGCCTCAAATACGGCTTCCAATGATTATTATCAAAGACGCTGTAAAGAAACAAATATTAAACCACATCCAGCAAGATTCCCCCACGCATTACCAGAATTTGTGATTAACCTTTGTACCGAACCGGGGGATGTTGTTCTAGATCCTTTTGCTGGTTCTAATATGACAGGTAGAATTGCAGAAACTTTACAAAGGAGTTGGTTAGCTTTTGAAATTGATGAAGACTATATTAAAAGTTCAAAATTACGATTTGAAGAAAATGATTTTTTTGGCTATTGA
- a CDS encoding GuaB3 family IMP dehydrogenase-related protein yields MEIQLGRGKIARRAYGIDEIALVPGNKTLDPSLADTSWRIGNIEREIPIIASAMDGVVDVEMAVRLSQLGALGVINLEGVQTRYADPEPILDRIASVGKDEFVALMQELYAEPIKPELIEKRIQEIKQQGGIAAVSATPVGASKFGEVVAKAGADLFFIQATVVSTDHLSPESVIPLDLAEFCRSMPIPVALGNCVTYEVTLDLMKAGAAAVLVGIGPGAACTSRGVLGVGVPQATAIADCAAARDDYYRETGKYIPVIADGGLITGGDICKCIACGADGVMIGSPFARAAEAPGRGYHWGMATPSPVLPRGTRIRVGTTGTLEQILIGPAGLDDGTHNLLGALKTSMGTLGAKNIQEMQQVEVVIAPSLLTEGKVYQKAQQLGMGK; encoded by the coding sequence GTGGAAATTCAACTTGGGCGGGGAAAAATAGCTCGTAGAGCATATGGAATTGATGAAATTGCTCTAGTCCCTGGGAACAAAACACTCGATCCGAGTTTGGCAGATACTAGCTGGCGTATTGGCAATATTGAGCGAGAAATCCCTATTATTGCCAGTGCAATGGATGGTGTTGTCGATGTAGAGATGGCTGTGCGTTTGTCCCAGCTAGGGGCTTTGGGCGTGATTAATTTAGAGGGTGTCCAAACTCGCTATGCAGATCCAGAGCCGATTTTAGATCGGATTGCGTCTGTGGGGAAAGATGAATTTGTGGCCCTCATGCAAGAACTCTATGCCGAACCAATAAAGCCGGAATTAATTGAAAAACGTATTCAGGAAATTAAACAACAAGGTGGCATTGCGGCAGTGAGTGCTACTCCAGTAGGTGCTAGTAAATTTGGTGAGGTAGTGGCCAAAGCTGGGGCTGATTTATTTTTTATCCAAGCGACAGTCGTTTCTACAGACCATTTGTCACCGGAGTCTGTTATACCGCTTGATTTAGCAGAATTTTGCCGTTCTATGCCCATTCCTGTGGCACTGGGCAATTGTGTAACCTATGAAGTGACTTTGGATTTGATGAAAGCCGGAGCCGCTGCGGTATTGGTTGGAATTGGGCCTGGTGCTGCTTGTACTTCTCGTGGGGTGTTGGGTGTGGGTGTACCTCAAGCAACTGCGATCGCAGATTGTGCAGCAGCACGAGATGATTATTATCGGGAAACGGGTAAGTATATCCCAGTCATTGCCGACGGTGGTTTAATCACAGGTGGGGACATTTGTAAGTGTATCGCTTGCGGTGCTGATGGTGTTATGATTGGTTCTCCCTTTGCCAGAGCCGCTGAAGCCCCTGGACGGGGTTATCACTGGGGTATGGCAACTCCTAGCCCAGTATTGCCTCGTGGTACTCGCATTCGCGTTGGTACTACTGGTACTCTAGAGCAAATACTTATAGGCCCTGCGGGATTAGATGACGGTACTCATAATCTTTTAGGAGCCTTAAAAACTAGCATGGGTACATTAGGAGCTAAAAATATTCAAGAAATGCAACAAGTTGAAGTTGTCATTGCTCCTTCTCTACTAACTGAAGGGAAAGTTTACCAAAAAGCTCAACAGTTGGGCATGGGCAAATAA
- a CDS encoding peptidoglycan-binding protein, which translates to MREIKKQENQVSSKQETEENKCLQLPIPHFILVFISCFCLGLYPNRSMAARPNLVPFQPTILNPGMTGSEVQVLQVQLKALGYYNDWIDGQYGLSTQNAVAKFQKAGVLKRKDGIADLTTQNSLKTALLGQNKCTTAPVSAPIPKANTTSPPSQINLIWWSLLGSGILGSVGAFVYLIKRVDKIQYSAISESQKLLSPSVQDHPKFFLSPAQTPPVSSSIASSIELLQPNASAMVAKLNIFDELIKELRVDDPNQRRKAIWNLGQQGDSRAIKPLVDLMIDADSQQYGLILSALAEIGSRTLKPLNRALVISLQNESPQVRKNAIRDLLRIYDMMGQMSQVLCHALEDPDPEVQATARYAFTKINRVGKIPESQIFTDMNTEEQN; encoded by the coding sequence ATGCGGGAGATCAAGAAACAGGAAAATCAGGTCAGCAGCAAACAGGAAACAGAGGAAAACAAATGTCTCCAGTTGCCTATTCCCCATTTCATCTTGGTTTTTATTTCTTGTTTCTGCCTGGGTTTATACCCAAATCGATCTATGGCAGCTAGACCTAACTTAGTACCTTTCCAACCAACTATTCTCAATCCAGGTATGACAGGTTCGGAGGTGCAGGTGCTGCAAGTCCAGTTGAAGGCATTAGGATACTACAATGACTGGATTGACGGACAGTATGGACTCAGTACGCAAAATGCAGTAGCTAAATTTCAGAAAGCAGGAGTACTTAAAAGAAAAGATGGTATTGCTGATTTAACCACTCAAAATAGTCTAAAAACAGCTTTATTAGGTCAAAATAAATGTACAACTGCTCCTGTTTCTGCTCCTATTCCTAAAGCTAATACTACATCCCCACCCAGCCAGATAAATTTGATCTGGTGGTCACTACTTGGATCAGGAATTTTAGGAAGTGTTGGTGCATTTGTTTACTTAATCAAAAGGGTTGATAAAATCCAATATTCAGCAATATCAGAAAGTCAAAAACTTCTCAGCCCATCCGTTCAGGATCATCCTAAATTCTTTTTAAGTCCAGCACAAACACCTCCTGTATCAAGTTCCATAGCAAGTTCCATAGAATTATTACAACCAAATGCAAGTGCTATGGTTGCTAAACTTAATATTTTTGATGAATTGATTAAAGAGTTGCGGGTTGATGATCCTAACCAAAGACGTAAGGCTATTTGGAATTTAGGACAACAAGGAGATTCGCGGGCTATTAAGCCACTAGTGGACTTGATGATTGATGCTGATTCTCAACAATATGGTTTAATTTTATCAGCTTTGGCAGAAATTGGTAGTCGCACTCTCAAACCTTTGAACCGTGCTTTAGTCATATCTCTGCAAAATGAAAGTCCTCAAGTCAGGAAAAATGCTATTCGTGATTTACTTCGCATTTATGACATGATGGGGCAAATGAGTCAGGTTTTATGCCACGCATTGGAAGATCCTGATCCAGAAGTACAAGCAACAGCACGATATGCTTTTACGAAAATTAACCGTGTGGGTAAGATTCCCGAATCACAAATTTTCACGGATATGAATACAGAAGAACAAAATTGA